Proteins from one Pseudarthrobacter sp. BIM B-2242 genomic window:
- a CDS encoding RNB domain-containing ribonuclease encodes MSHHRLAPNVHEQTNALAAALSALRTELELPGPYPAEAVRDAEAAVAAHQLPATDMTDVEFLTIDPASSTDLDQALFIERAGAGYRVLYAIADVPSFVRPGGSLDTETRRRGQTFYAPDGRIPLHPEVISEQAGSLLADQLCSAFVWDFGLDDAAQVSSVSVRRATIRSRAKLDYKGVQADIDAGTANPVLQLLKDVGLKRVELERQRGGASLNMPEQEIVQTPDGGYRIAAAPQLPVEDWNAQISLMTGMAAANLMLAGKVGILRTMPAPDERSLRHFRLQTVALGKAWDGKISYGEYLRSLDPTEPRQLAIMHSAGMLFRGASYTAFDGDVPDDAIQSAIGAAYAHTTAPLRRLIDRFVLVICEALSNGKPVPDWAREALPTLPEIMAGSDQLAARMERMALDTVEAALLVNHVGQDFDAIVISGSKPQKDNGNGGAGKNGNGRNGAAKNGNGPSGIIQIAEPAVTARCAGDLESGTKVRVRLISSDIAAREVHFELLS; translated from the coding sequence GTGTCCCATCATCGGTTGGCCCCCAACGTCCACGAGCAGACCAACGCCCTCGCGGCAGCACTGAGCGCCCTCCGGACCGAGCTGGAACTGCCGGGTCCTTACCCGGCAGAAGCGGTCCGCGACGCCGAAGCGGCCGTTGCTGCGCACCAGCTACCCGCCACCGACATGACGGACGTTGAGTTCCTGACGATCGATCCGGCGTCGTCCACGGACCTGGACCAGGCACTGTTTATCGAACGCGCCGGCGCAGGCTACCGGGTGCTGTACGCCATCGCGGATGTACCCTCGTTTGTCCGCCCCGGCGGCAGCCTGGACACCGAAACGCGCCGCCGCGGCCAGACGTTCTACGCCCCTGACGGCCGGATTCCGCTGCACCCCGAGGTCATCAGCGAGCAGGCCGGCAGCCTCCTGGCGGACCAGCTGTGTTCAGCGTTCGTGTGGGATTTCGGGCTCGACGACGCCGCGCAGGTCTCCAGCGTCTCCGTCCGGCGTGCAACCATCCGCAGCCGGGCCAAGCTGGACTACAAGGGCGTCCAGGCGGACATCGACGCCGGAACCGCCAATCCCGTCCTGCAGCTGCTGAAAGACGTCGGCCTTAAACGCGTTGAGCTGGAACGGCAGCGCGGCGGTGCCAGCCTGAACATGCCAGAACAGGAAATCGTGCAGACGCCCGACGGCGGCTACCGGATTGCCGCTGCCCCGCAGCTCCCGGTGGAGGACTGGAACGCGCAGATTTCGCTGATGACCGGAATGGCGGCCGCCAACCTGATGCTCGCCGGAAAAGTCGGCATCCTGCGCACCATGCCCGCCCCTGACGAGCGCTCACTCCGGCATTTCCGGCTCCAGACCGTGGCCCTCGGCAAGGCCTGGGACGGGAAAATCAGCTATGGCGAGTACCTTCGCAGCCTCGATCCCACCGAGCCCCGGCAACTGGCCATCATGCATTCCGCCGGCATGCTGTTTCGCGGAGCCAGCTACACGGCCTTTGACGGCGATGTCCCTGACGATGCCATCCAGTCGGCGATCGGCGCCGCCTACGCCCACACCACGGCGCCACTCCGGCGACTCATAGACCGCTTTGTCCTGGTGATCTGCGAGGCCCTCAGCAACGGCAAGCCGGTGCCGGACTGGGCGCGGGAAGCCCTGCCCACCCTGCCGGAAATCATGGCCGGCTCGGACCAGCTGGCAGCCCGGATGGAGCGCATGGCCCTGGACACCGTGGAGGCGGCGCTCCTGGTCAACCACGTTGGCCAGGACTTTGATGCAATCGTCATTTCAGGATCCAAGCCCCAGAAGGACAACGGAAACGGCGGCGCGGGCAAGAACGGAAACGGCAGGAACGGTGCCGCTAAGAATGGAAACGGGCCGTCGGGGATCATCCAGATCGCCGAGCCAGCCGTCACGGCGCGGTGCGCAGGCGACCTCGAGTCCGGGACCAAGGTCCGGGTCCGCCTGATCTCCTCCGACATCGCGGCCCGTGAGGTCCACTTCGAGTTGCTGTCCTGA
- a CDS encoding DEAD/DEAH box helicase, whose amino-acid sequence MSELHTHQILTDDSGIETIEPEETIISDEKPHEIAEKSFADFNVRADIVESLADAGITHPFPIQAMTLPVALSGHDIIGQAKTGTGKTLGFGIPALQRVVGPDDAGFDKLAVPGAPQALVIVPTRELAVQVANDLQNASRKRNARIATIYGGRAYEPQVEALQKGVEVVVGTPGRLIDLFKQKHLVLKNVKMVILDEADEMLDLGFLPDVETLIAATPAVRQTLLFSATMPGPVIAMARRYMTQPTHIRAADPDDEGLTKRDIRQLIYRAHSMDKVEVVARILQARGRGRTIIFTKTKRTAAKVAEELVDRGFAAAAIHGDLGQGAREQALRAFRNNKVDVLVATDVAARGIDVDDVTHVINYQCVEDEKIYLHRVGRTGRAGNKGTAVTFVDWDDMPRWGLINKALGLSYPEPVETYSSSPHLYEELDIPEGTKGRLPRNKRTLAGVDAEVLEDLGETGKKNTRGSARDGARDGGRDSGRDAGRSGGRDSSRRSGSEGARSGDRRRRTSDAATAATGPAAEPAAAATADGEVDPRARRSRTRTRRRNGEVVAGADNGPQQRSTEA is encoded by the coding sequence GTGAGTGAATTGCATACCCACCAGATCCTGACTGACGATTCCGGCATCGAAACAATCGAACCCGAAGAAACCATCATCTCGGATGAGAAGCCGCATGAGATCGCGGAGAAATCCTTCGCCGACTTCAACGTCCGCGCCGATATCGTCGAATCCCTTGCTGACGCCGGGATCACCCACCCCTTCCCCATCCAGGCCATGACCCTGCCCGTAGCCCTCTCCGGCCACGACATCATTGGCCAGGCCAAGACCGGCACCGGCAAGACCCTCGGCTTCGGCATCCCTGCGCTGCAGCGCGTGGTGGGCCCGGACGACGCCGGCTTCGACAAGCTCGCCGTTCCCGGTGCGCCGCAGGCCCTGGTCATTGTGCCTACCCGCGAACTGGCTGTCCAGGTGGCCAACGACCTCCAGAACGCGTCGCGGAAGCGTAATGCCCGCATCGCCACCATCTACGGCGGCCGTGCGTACGAGCCACAGGTGGAGGCCCTGCAGAAGGGTGTCGAGGTGGTGGTGGGCACCCCCGGCCGCCTCATCGACCTGTTCAAGCAGAAGCACTTGGTGCTGAAGAACGTCAAGATGGTCATCCTTGACGAGGCCGACGAAATGCTGGACCTGGGCTTCCTCCCGGATGTGGAAACGCTCATCGCGGCTACGCCGGCGGTCCGTCAGACCCTCCTGTTCTCCGCCACCATGCCGGGCCCGGTCATCGCCATGGCCCGCCGGTACATGACGCAGCCCACCCACATCCGGGCAGCTGATCCCGACGACGAGGGCCTCACCAAGCGCGACATCCGCCAGCTCATCTACCGTGCCCACAGCATGGACAAGGTTGAAGTTGTTGCGCGCATCCTGCAGGCCCGCGGCCGCGGCCGCACCATCATCTTTACCAAGACCAAGCGCACGGCCGCGAAGGTGGCCGAGGAACTGGTGGACCGTGGCTTCGCCGCCGCCGCCATCCACGGCGATCTGGGCCAGGGTGCCCGTGAGCAGGCACTCCGGGCCTTCCGCAACAACAAGGTGGACGTCCTGGTGGCCACCGACGTCGCCGCCCGCGGCATCGACGTGGACGACGTCACGCACGTCATCAACTACCAGTGCGTTGAGGACGAAAAGATCTACCTGCACCGCGTGGGCCGCACCGGCCGCGCCGGCAACAAGGGCACCGCCGTGACCTTCGTTGACTGGGACGACATGCCGCGCTGGGGCCTGATCAACAAGGCACTGGGCCTGAGCTACCCCGAGCCGGTGGAGACGTACTCCTCCTCCCCGCACCTGTACGAAGAGCTGGACATTCCGGAAGGCACCAAGGGCCGGCTGCCCCGCAACAAGCGCACGCTCGCCGGTGTTGACGCCGAAGTCCTGGAGGACCTGGGCGAGACCGGCAAGAAGAACACGCGCGGCAGCGCAAGGGACGGCGCAAGGGACGGCGGACGTGACAGCGGTCGCGACGCCGGCCGTTCAGGCGGGCGTGACTCCAGCCGCCGCAGCGGCTCCGAAGGCGCCCGCTCAGGCGACCGCCGTCGTCGTACGTCCGATGCGGCGACCGCCGCCACCGGGCCCGCCGCCGAAC